GTACATGAGGTGGCCTTTCGCAGCGTACTACTCCGCGCTAGTCGTTGGCTTCACCTTCATGCTGATTAGATACGTTTTAGTGACTGTGGGCATGGTTTCGGGTGATAGGCAATGATAGGTGTTGAGACCCCCGCACTGGCCACTGCATCTTTCTTCATAATATTCCTTGCTCTGGCCTTCGCTGGAGTGCCGCTGGCGATGGCTTTAGGGTTGGGTAGTCTAGTGGTGGCGGTGATAGTTGGTAGCGTCTACCCATACCTCATCGTTAAGGCCTTCTACCAGCCTTTCAGCTCCTTCGCTCTGATAGCGATATTCCTCTTCGTGTTCATGGGCGCTGTGTTTCAGATAACAGGGCTTGCGTCCCTGCTAGTTCAGCTTCTTTATCCGCTCATAGGTAAGAAGAGATACGGGATCCCGTTCATAGGTATTATTGGGTCCGCTATCTTCGGATTACTTACAGGCTCGGCCGTGGCTACTGCCGCGACGTTCTCAGTCCTCCTGGGTAGTGAGATGGAGAAGAGGAAGTATCCGAAGGAGCATGTAATCGCAGTCTTAGCTGCTGCAGGACCTCTGGGTGCGCTAATACCACCATCTATACCGGCATTGGTTTTGTCCGTATCAACTAACACCTCAGTACTAACTAACTTCGCTGTTGTTGGATCCATGGGCATTATTGCTACGGCAATACTCCTAATTTGGGAGGCTATAGTATCGACTAAACGCAAGTACGGGGAGCCCGACACGACTAAGTACCCGCTTAAGCAAATCGTCAGGAACATACTTAAAGCAGCTCCACTGGCGTCGGTCCCTCTCGGCGTTCTGGGAAGCATTTACACAGGCCTCCTCTCGGTCAGCGAGGCCGGTGCTATAGGGGGACTCACATCACTGATCCTGGCTCTAGCTTACAGGAGGTTAAACCTTAGGGCCTTACGCGATATAGTGGTGAGTTCAGCTACCACCACGGCTTCAGTGTTCTTTCTAATATCGACCTCATATATGTTAAGCTACGTCTGGAGCATGTCTAAGGTGTATGTGGTGCTTGACGAGGTCTTCGTTTCGATGAGCTACATATCCCCGTTGCTAACCCTCTTGGCTGTTGTGGTTCTATTGTTAATATTGGGAATGTTCCTAGACCTAATAATCTTTAACATAACGTTAGCCCCAGTGATCGCTGCGGTGCTCCGGCCCATGGGTATAAACCCATACCACATCAACGCGATCTTCGCGCTCGGCAACTTAATAGGGACTGTCACACCGCCCATCGGTACAGTGCTCTTCACAACCGTTAGGGCTGTTGGCGGGAGTGTTGACGCTAAGGTGATGAGGGAGGCGTGGGTGATGTTGGTTCCTTACCTAATAATATACTTCCTGCTAATACTGATACCTGATCTAGCATTGTGGTTGCCTAAGCTACTCGGACTGCCGTTATAGAGCTTACCTTGAAATTCTTTTTTTTTAATTAAAGCCTTTATGGTTCCTCAATGATTAGTAGAAGTAATGAACTTGACTGGCGGCTTGTTGCTGAGTGGGTAGTGAGTTACGTTGAAAAATTAAAAACGATGCGTTGAAATAATAGTTGAGGGATGTGTGTTGGGTGAGGTTGAGTCAAAACTTATGGAGGCTTCCGAAGCTGTGAGGAGGTTTATCTCCGACGGCTCACACATAGCTATGGCGGGCTTCGCCATCACCAGAAATGCTATGGCCTTAGCTCATGAGATAATAAGGCAGGGAAAACGTGGTTTGACTGTGTCAGAGTCCATAGGCGACATGGCGCTGGACCTCATGGTAGGTGCAGGCGTTGTTAATGAGGTGAATTACGGGGGCGGGTCTCTCGACAGGCTCGGTAGGATAGACTGCGTTAACAGAGCCATAGTGGATAGGAGGATACGTATAAACGAGTACAGCAACTTCGCGATGGTTTCCAGGTTCTTGGGAGGCGCTCTGGGGTTGAGCTTCATGCCGACTAAATCACTGATAGCTTCAGACCTCTATAGTGAGCTCCTCAGGAAGGGTGAGGTCGCGGAACTCAACTGTCCCTTCACTGGTGAGAAGTACGTGATTCTGAAGTCGCTGAGACCTGATGTCGCCGTTATTCACGCCCAAACCGCAGACACGGACGGCAACATATACATCTACGGACCTAAATTCGACATTAAGGAGGTGGTGTTCTCGAGCAAGAAAGTGGTAGTATCCGTTGAGGAGGTGGTTCCCAGAGAGCGTGTTGACAGGGACCTCATATACGTCCCTAACTACCGCGTTGACGCTATAGTGGCTCAGCCGTTCGGCGCTTACCCGACGAATCTCTATGGATACTACTACCATGATGAGAGACACATAAGCTCCTACGCGAAAATGCAGTGTGATGATGATTCATTTCGCAAGTACCTCGAGGAGTATGTGTTAAGCGTTGGGAACTTTAACGAGTTCCTCAAGAAAGCGGTGAGCTCCAGCGAGCTTTCAAGGTTAATATACTTGGCGAAGACACTACTTTAGGGTGGTTATGCATGAAGTACGTTCCTGAAGAGTTAATGGTTGTGACTGGTGCCAGGGAGATTAAAGACCATTACAACGTGTTGGTGGGTCTTGGACTACCAATGGCCTGCGCCATACTGGCGAAGAAGACGCACGCGCCGAGAGCCACTATATTCTTCGAGAACGGGGTTGTGAACCCGGACTCAACGGATTACGGCGTCGGTCTAGCGGACTTGAAGGCTTGGTCCATGTCAGCCTACTTCACCAATGCTGTGGAGGTCTTAGGGTACATGCTTCAAGGAGGTAAGATTGACGTGGGCTTCGTGGGGGTGCTTGAGATAGACATGCACGGCAACGTCAATTCATCGATAGTTGAGTCTGAGGGTAGGAAAAGACACTTCACAGGGAGTGGTGGTGGTAACGACATAGTCTCATCGGCCGGGAAGGTCATAATTATTATGAGGCACCAGAAGAGGAAGCTTAAGGAGAGGGTGTACTTCATAACTTCACCCGGTTATGTCGGGGGTAGGGATAGGGCGGAGTTAGGGATAAGAGGCGGCGACATAATGGTCATTACGGACATGGCCGTGCTCAAGTTCGACAGGGTGAGGAGGAAAATGTCGTTAGTCAGCGTGCATCCCGGAATAACTGTTGAGGAGGTAATCAGCAACACGGGCTTCACCTTAGACGTCCCTGAGAAGGTCGTGACCACCCCGGAGCCAAGCGACTACGAACTCAAAGTCTTAAGAGAGAGAATACCACGCTCACTATATGCTAAGGAATAGGTATCCCGATCAGCTTAGGTCCTCACCTCCCTAAATGATGATGTCATTTCATGGATCTCAGAGACGCGCCTCCGTGAGGTCCGTAACTACAGACCCTCATCTTTCGAGGGTGACGTAGCTGGGGGTATTGAGCTCTCTTTTAACACCTCCTTCTCCCACCCCAGAGGGCTTGTTCTTCAGAATGGGGGTTTGGTGATGTTAAAGCTTATATTTCTGACTGATTATCTATCTATGGTGACAACTGCAGTGTCTCAAAGTCCAGGGGACTTTATGCAGGTTATCTTAACTCGAAGGAGTGTCCGTAAGTATAGGGATGTTGACGTGCCGGACGACGTCTTAATGAAGATATTGGAGGCAGGTAGGTGGGCGCCGAGCGGTGAGGACGCTCAGCCGTGGAGATTCATAGTCGTTAAGGATAAGGCTAAGAGGGAGCTCCTCGGCAGGTGGGGTGCTGCGGGGAGTGGCAGGAGGTTCAAGTCCGAGTACATGACTCGAGCGTTGTTCCAGAGGATTCAAATATCCGATGAAGAGAAGAGGAAGAGGGTTTACAGGAAGCTCATCACCGGCGAGGTCTCGGCTTTCATGAAGGACGCGCCGGTGTTAATAGTTGTTGTTGGGAGGAGGAACGTGTGGGACGCGCCCTACGACGTGTCAGCCGCCATTGAGAACATGTTGTTGGCCGCGCATGCGTTGGGCCTGGGTGCGTGCTGGCTCGTGGCGCCTGTGATAGATGTTAGGGATGAGCTTAAGGTTAAGGAGCTCCTTAAGATACCTGAGGAGTACACTCTGGATGCGATCATTGCGTTGGGGTATCCGGACGAGCAACCGAAGCCGCGTCCTAGACTGCCTCTTGAGGAGATCACGTTCTATGAGGAGTTCGGCAGGAAGTTCCCCTTCGGTGGGAAAGTGGGGGGTGGTAGCTGATGAGTAGCGAGGAGCTCATTAAGTACTTCAACGTGCTGGTTAAAGGACTGAAGAAGGCTCTCTACGAACAACGCGGTGAGGGCTCCAGGTTCAGAACATACTTAATTGGCAGGGACTTCTTCGCCGAGAAGATAAAGGGTAAAGTCAGAGAGGATGAGGACTGGGGTGAGATACTCGGTAAGGTTGGCGAGACCGTTAAAGAGTTGGGGATAGCTAAGGATATGAGTCATAGCCTAGAATTCGTCAGAGAGTTTGACGACCTGGTCGTTGGCAGGGTGATTCACGTAAGCGTTAAGGGATGCATACATAAGGAGATAGATAAGGAACTCTCAGAGAGGAAGGTGCCGCCTCATACATTCTGTCCCATAGCGAACATGGTCATGTACATAGCAGACGAACTCAAGAATAAAGGGGAGGCTGCCTCAGAGTTAGTAATGGCTGACATGACTGACGAAGGATGTGCGCTAACGATCTGTGTGTTTGAATCTCCGAAAGGTGGAAGCAACAGGTAACCCATAGAAGCATGGCGGCGAGTCCTTATTAATGATGTGTATGAGCGAACCTCCATTAAAGTTTTTAAGCCTAAGGAAACATCTCATTTGGTGGTAAAAGCGTGGTAGAACTATTGGTTGGTAAGGAGACTAGGAAATTCCTTAAAAAGTTAGGTCTTCCGGACCACGACCTTTACGAGCTCCCGACATCTAACCTGAGGTTCCCTGACGGGGCTCATTTCAGGATTGAGATCCCCACAGTCAATACTGCGGTGGCTATGAGGGCTGTTCTGGAGACTACTGAGAACTATGGGGTTGTCGTGAACAGGATTACCGAGACTTACGGCATCATGCGTCATACAGACAGGGAGCTTGAGGAGATGGTTCAGCTTGCTAAGGACTTTAAGGTGGAGTTGGTGATGTCCGTCGGTCCTAGGGCTGCCTACGACACTAGTGCTCAGAGAGCTACAGGAACCCCTGAGGGTGCCAGGTTAGGGTACAGGTTAAGGGGCGTTGAGAACCTGGTGTACGCTATCGAGGACATTAAGAGGGCTTTAAGGTTTGGCGTCAGGGGATTCTTGATATATGATGAGGGCATGTTATGGGTGGTCAATGAGATGAGGAAAGCCGGCGAGTTGCCGAGCGATATAAAGTTCAAGCTCTCAGCGCACTGCGGCCACGGAAACCCCGCCTCCTTCAAACTATTCGAGTCCTTAGGTGCGGACAGCATAAACCCGGCTAGGGATCTACAGCTACCGATGATCGCCGCACTCAGGGCTGCTGTTAAGGTACCTCTAGACATACATGTGGACAACCCGAGATCCACGGGCGGCTTCATAAGGAACTATGAGGCACCCGAGATAGTGAGGTTGGCGGCTCCAGTACACATAAAGACAGGCAACTCGGCCGTGGAGACTCACGGCGTGCCCACGACTAAAGATCAGGGCGTGCAGATGGCGCTACAGGCAATAATGATAAGGGAGCACATAGCTAGGTACTTCCCAGAAGCCATTCAGAGCAGGAGAGGAGCGGAGGACCTAGCAATCCCCAGGTAAGTTTTTTATCACACACATCGTTAAGATCGGTGAGCTCCAAAAATCGTGTTGTCAATCCTACAGCGTCTTTACCTTCTTAACTTCCGGGTTTACTGGATACAGTGGTTCTTCCCCCTCAAAACCCTTAGAGCTTCTTCGACGGCTACAATTTGCTGTGCTTTCCTGCCCTCGTACGTGTTGGCAGCTATGTGAGGTGTCAACACTACGTTGTCTAATCTCAGCAGAGGGTCGTCCGGTGGTAGGGGTTCTTTATAGAAAACGTCTAACGCCGCTCCGGCGATTATCCTTTCTTCAAGAGCTTTAACTAATGCGTTATGATTTATTATGGGACCTCTAGCTATATTTATTATGAACGCTGTCCTCTTCATAAGTCTTAGTTCCCTCTCACCAATCATGTTGCGTGTCTGATCTGTTAACGGCACTGCAATCACGATGAAGTCTGATTCCTTAAGGAGGCGTTCTAAGGGCGTTAATTCCGCTCCATATCTTTCCTCAAGGTCGTACTTTCTGACTATATCGTAGTATATTACCTTCATACCGAATCCTATAGCTCTCCTAGCGACCCGCGACCCAATTCTACCCAATCCTACTATACCTATAGTTCTTCCGTAGAGGTTCGGAGCTGTGAAAGCTGACGTGAGCTCCGGACTATTGGAGATCCACCGACCCGATTTAATGAAACCATCGGCTCTACACACCTTCCTAACTAGGCAGAGTAACAGTGCTAAGGCATGATCAGCCACGCTTTCGGTCACCTCCTCTGCAGGCGCTATCGTCACCCATACACCACGAGCCGTGGCTGCCCTCACGTCAACGTTGTCGTATCCGATCCCGCTGCGCGCTATTACCTTGAGTTTAGGAGCTGACATTATAACGTTTTCTGTTAAGGGAACTACAGACTTGACAGCTATGATGGCATCAACGTCAGCGACACGCCCCACCAACTCGCCCTCAGATGCGGGCGGTTCCCTCAAAACTACAACCTCCTCAGCCTCCCTGGAGTTGCGGAGCACCTTCATGGCATCCTCGTGCAGAGGTGCCGTAACCAGGATCTTGGCCACTTTGCCTACCGAAGAGGGAATTCGACGGCGGGATTATTTAACATTTAGGATCTGTTCTACAGACATGTTGGTGTACTAAGGCTTTTAGCTATTTAGGTCTTGGTGTTGAGGATTCAGAACGGGTTGCGCACTCAATAAGAATTTATAACAAGTGTCTGGGTTTGGATTTGGTGGTGTGCGGTGGAGGCTAACTTAGTTGATCAGTTGGCTAAATTTATCTATGAGGTGAGGTATGAGGATCTGCCGAGCGAGGTGGTCGAGAAAGCCAAAACATGTTTTCTTGACTATGTGGGTGTTGCTTTAGCAGGCTCTCGGACTGAGTTCGGCGAGACCATAACTAAGTTTGTAAAGCAGTTAGGAGGCGTAGGCGAATCTACCGTGATAGGGGATGGTAGTGCAGTTCCGTCGGTCAACGCAGCATACGTTAACGGTGCTTTGGTCCATATACATGAACTTGACGACGGTCATAGGGTTGCTATGGGTCATCCCGGTGCTTCAGTCATATCAGCGGCTCTTGCCGTGGGTGAGAAAGTCAATGCCTCTGGGAAGGAGTTGATAGAGGCTATAGTTGTCGGGTACGATATCTTTATAAGGATGGGCGTTGCTGTAAATCCGTCGCACTTCAGGAGAGGCTTCCACACAACGTCTACATGTGGAGTGCTGAGCGCTGCAGCGGCTGCCGGGAAATTGTTGGGCCTAAATACGGACGGGCTTGGTAACGCATTAGGAATCGCTGCAACGCAGGCATCCGGACTTATGGAGGTGACGCGTGGCGAGTCCGTTATAAAACCGTTGCAACCTGCTAGAGCAGCACAGAGTGGCGTTCTCAGCGCTCTCCTAGCTCAAAGCGGCTTAACGGCTCCAAAGACCATGCTTGACGGTGAGAGCGGCTTTCTCAATATCTGTTAGGTATAGCGGGGTACATGAAGGGCCGCATACCTGCAACCCAGCGAGCAGCTTTCATAGTGGGCGGGTTCATACTGCTTTACTCGAGCTCAATCGTGGTTGATG
This window of the Zestosphaera sp. genome carries:
- a CDS encoding TRAP transporter large permease subunit; translation: MIGVETPALATASFFIIFLALAFAGVPLAMALGLGSLVVAVIVGSVYPYLIVKAFYQPFSSFALIAIFLFVFMGAVFQITGLASLLVQLLYPLIGKKRYGIPFIGIIGSAIFGLLTGSAVATAATFSVLLGSEMEKRKYPKEHVIAVLAAAGPLGALIPPSIPALVLSVSTNTSVLTNFAVVGSMGIIATAILLIWEAIVSTKRKYGEPDTTKYPLKQIVRNILKAAPLASVPLGVLGSIYTGLLSVSEAGAIGGLTSLILALAYRRLNLRALRDIVVSSATTTASVFFLISTSYMLSYVWSMSKVYVVLDEVFVSMSYISPLLTLLAVVVLLLILGMFLDLIIFNITLAPVIAAVLRPMGINPYHINAIFALGNLIGTVTPPIGTVLFTTVRAVGGSVDAKVMREAWVMLVPYLIIYFLLILIPDLALWLPKLLGLPL
- a CDS encoding CoA-transferase; its protein translation is MGEVESKLMEASEAVRRFISDGSHIAMAGFAITRNAMALAHEIIRQGKRGLTVSESIGDMALDLMVGAGVVNEVNYGGGSLDRLGRIDCVNRAIVDRRIRINEYSNFAMVSRFLGGALGLSFMPTKSLIASDLYSELLRKGEVAELNCPFTGEKYVILKSLRPDVAVIHAQTADTDGNIYIYGPKFDIKEVVFSSKKVVVSVEEVVPRERVDRDLIYVPNYRVDAIVAQPFGAYPTNLYGYYYHDERHISSYAKMQCDDDSFRKYLEEYVLSVGNFNEFLKKAVSSSELSRLIYLAKTLL
- a CDS encoding CoA-transferase; translation: MKYVPEELMVVTGAREIKDHYNVLVGLGLPMACAILAKKTHAPRATIFFENGVVNPDSTDYGVGLADLKAWSMSAYFTNAVEVLGYMLQGGKIDVGFVGVLEIDMHGNVNSSIVESEGRKRHFTGSGGGNDIVSSAGKVIIIMRHQKRKLKERVYFITSPGYVGGRDRAELGIRGGDIMVITDMAVLKFDRVRRKMSLVSVHPGITVEEVISNTGFTLDVPEKVVTTPEPSDYELKVLRERIPRSLYAKE
- a CDS encoding nitroreductase family protein; the protein is MQVILTRRSVRKYRDVDVPDDVLMKILEAGRWAPSGEDAQPWRFIVVKDKAKRELLGRWGAAGSGRRFKSEYMTRALFQRIQISDEEKRKRVYRKLITGEVSAFMKDAPVLIVVVGRRNVWDAPYDVSAAIENMLLAAHALGLGACWLVAPVIDVRDELKVKELLKIPEEYTLDAIIALGYPDEQPKPRPRLPLEEITFYEEFGRKFPFGGKVGGGS
- a CDS encoding U32 family peptidase; the encoded protein is MVELLVGKETRKFLKKLGLPDHDLYELPTSNLRFPDGAHFRIEIPTVNTAVAMRAVLETTENYGVVVNRITETYGIMRHTDRELEEMVQLAKDFKVELVMSVGPRAAYDTSAQRATGTPEGARLGYRLRGVENLVYAIEDIKRALRFGVRGFLIYDEGMLWVVNEMRKAGELPSDIKFKLSAHCGHGNPASFKLFESLGADSINPARDLQLPMIAALRAAVKVPLDIHVDNPRSTGGFIRNYEAPEIVRLAAPVHIKTGNSAVETHGVPTTKDQGVQMALQAIMIREHIARYFPEAIQSRRGAEDLAIPR
- a CDS encoding hydroxyacid dehydrogenase, encoding MAKILVTAPLHEDAMKVLRNSREAEEVVVLREPPASEGELVGRVADVDAIIAVKSVVPLTENVIMSAPKLKVIARSGIGYDNVDVRAATARGVWVTIAPAEEVTESVADHALALLLCLVRKVCRADGFIKSGRWISNSPELTSAFTAPNLYGRTIGIVGLGRIGSRVARRAIGFGMKVIYYDIVRKYDLEERYGAELTPLERLLKESDFIVIAVPLTDQTRNMIGERELRLMKRTAFIINIARGPIINHNALVKALEERIIAGAALDVFYKEPLPPDDPLLRLDNVVLTPHIAANTYEGRKAQQIVAVEEALRVLRGKNHCIQ
- a CDS encoding MmgE/PrpD family protein, which produces MEANLVDQLAKFIYEVRYEDLPSEVVEKAKTCFLDYVGVALAGSRTEFGETITKFVKQLGGVGESTVIGDGSAVPSVNAAYVNGALVHIHELDDGHRVAMGHPGASVISAALAVGEKVNASGKELIEAIVVGYDIFIRMGVAVNPSHFRRGFHTTSTCGVLSAAAAAGKLLGLNTDGLGNALGIAATQASGLMEVTRGESVIKPLQPARAAQSGVLSALLAQSGLTAPKTMLDGESGFLNIC